A genomic window from Geoalkalibacter sp. includes:
- a CDS encoding acetate uptake transporter translates to MTHDARPAPSPRELPCRSYSPSGFLTLALCCLLLGLYQVALREHPGVVAAGFLYGGLAQAISGIHEWRRGNAFGATAFTACGLFWLSLLPVMVLPEAGVGLPYQPFAAVPYLTLWCLFAALLGHGSAQDQRLTGLIFGALALLLGLAAAALIWESSAIRQVACLIGIGGALLAGYQGLLLLSLRIARGRRLADATASKPS, encoded by the coding sequence ATGACCCATGATGCTCGGCCGGCACCATCGCCCCGCGAACTGCCCTGCCGCTCCTACAGCCCCTCGGGGTTTCTCACCCTGGCCCTGTGCTGTCTGTTGCTGGGCCTCTACCAGGTTGCCCTGCGCGAGCACCCCGGCGTCGTCGCCGCCGGTTTTCTCTATGGCGGCCTGGCCCAGGCGATCAGCGGCATTCACGAGTGGCGGCGCGGCAACGCCTTCGGCGCGACGGCCTTTACCGCCTGCGGCCTGTTCTGGCTCTCGCTCCTGCCGGTCATGGTGCTGCCCGAAGCGGGCGTCGGCTTGCCCTATCAGCCCTTCGCCGCCGTCCCCTATCTGACCCTGTGGTGCCTGTTCGCCGCCCTGCTCGGCCACGGCTCCGCCCAGGATCAGCGCCTCACCGGCCTGATCTTCGGCGCGCTGGCGCTGCTGCTGGGGCTGGCCGCCGCCGCCTTGATCTGGGAATCTTCGGCGATCCGCCAGGTCGCCTGCCTCATCGGCATCGGCGGCGCCCTGCTGGCCGGCTACCAGGGCTTGCTGCTGCTTTCCCTGCGCATCGCGCGCGGCCGTCGGCTGGCCGATGCGACGGCGTCAAAACCCTCCTGA
- a CDS encoding FRG domain-containing protein gives MNEIRIQSWNQLQDELYEDSWIAEIGRFRSRYAFRGLSDAGYRLETTLMRLGGAYDQLERHLLRNFKKYAHRSVVERDSLWHWLSVAQHYGLPTRLLDWTYSPLIALHFATANCERFDTDGVIWAVNYLKAHQRIPEVLRRKLNDEGANVFTVEMLSQTVRTFEELAELSHRDFVVFFEPPSIDDRIVNQFAFFSVMSRPASILDGWLENQPDLWRRIVIPADLKWEIRDKLDQANITERVLFPGLDGLSSWLKRHYSPRN, from the coding sequence ATGAACGAGATCCGCATCCAAAGCTGGAACCAGTTGCAGGACGAGTTGTACGAGGATTCCTGGATCGCGGAGATCGGCCGCTTTCGTTCACGCTATGCCTTTCGCGGCCTCTCCGATGCCGGCTATCGCCTGGAGACCACCCTCATGCGCCTGGGCGGCGCCTATGATCAACTGGAGCGCCACCTGCTGCGCAATTTTAAGAAATACGCGCACCGCAGCGTGGTGGAGCGCGACTCGCTCTGGCATTGGCTCTCCGTCGCCCAGCACTACGGACTGCCCACGCGCCTGCTCGACTGGACCTACTCCCCTCTCATCGCCCTGCATTTCGCCACCGCCAACTGCGAGCGCTTCGACACCGACGGGGTGATCTGGGCGGTGAACTATCTCAAGGCGCACCAGCGCATCCCCGAAGTCCTGCGCCGCAAACTCAACGATGAGGGCGCCAACGTCTTCACCGTCGAGATGCTCTCCCAGACGGTGCGCACCTTCGAGGAACTGGCGGAGCTCTCCCACCGCGATTTCGTGGTGTTTTTCGAGCCGCCCTCCATCGACGACCGCATCGTCAACCAGTTCGCCTTTTTTTCGGTCATGTCGCGCCCCGCTTCCATCCTCGACGGCTGGCTGGAGAATCAGCCCGATCTCTGGCGGCGCATCGTCATTCCGGCGGATCTCAAGTGGGAAATCCGCGACAAGCTCGACCAGGCCAACATCACCGAGCGGGTGCTGTTTCCGGGACTCGACGGCCTTTCCAGCTGGCTCAAGCGCCATTACAGCCCCCGAAACTGA
- a CDS encoding chemotaxis protein CheW, giving the protein MTQANERLALNEHLGEDEDTQKGKYLTFHLADEDYGIEIRYVTEIIGIQKITEVPDMPEFVKGVINLRGKVIPVMDVRMRFMFPPRDYNDRTCIIVVNVNGTAVGLVVDEVSEVADIPEDQIEPPPRSSRAAASRYIQGMGKMGQDVKILLDVNHLLYDEHMLQSAGAQGAELF; this is encoded by the coding sequence ATGACGCAAGCCAATGAGCGACTGGCCCTGAACGAGCACCTCGGCGAGGACGAGGATACCCAGAAAGGCAAGTACCTGACCTTTCACCTGGCCGACGAGGACTACGGCATTGAAATCCGCTACGTCACCGAAATCATCGGCATCCAGAAAATCACCGAGGTTCCCGACATGCCCGAATTCGTCAAGGGCGTGATCAACCTGCGCGGCAAGGTGATTCCGGTGATGGACGTGCGCATGCGCTTCATGTTTCCGCCGCGCGACTACAACGACCGTACCTGCATCATCGTGGTCAATGTCAACGGCACCGCCGTCGGCCTGGTGGTGGATGAGGTGAGCGAAGTCGCCGACATCCCCGAGGATCAAATCGAGCCGCCGCCGCGCTCCAGCCGCGCCGCCGCGAGCCGCTACATTCAGGGCATGGGCAAGATGGGCCAGGATGTGAAGATTCTGCTCGACGTCAACCATCTGCTCTACGACGAGCACATGCTGCAGAGCGCCGGCGCCCAGGGGGCGGAGTTGTTCTGA
- the asnS gene encoding asparagine--tRNA ligase — protein MNDDFPRERTRIAQLLRETATPGPRLVKGWVRTLRAGKEVSFIALNDGSCLAHLQVVVAAPLNGSAEMARLGTGACIEVRGELVVSPAAGQHWELRAQEIRVLGEADADYPLQKKRHSFEYLRTIAHLRVRSNTFGAVFRVRSALAYAVHRFFQERGFLYVHTPIITANDCEGAGEMFRVSTLDPANPPRVDGAIDWSRDFFGERTGLTVSGQLQGEAFACAFSDIYTFGPTFRAENSNTSRHAAEFWMIEPEMAFADLAEDCRLAADFLQYLCRYALEHCREDLEFFAEHMEKGLLEKLEDLVGARFQTLTYTEAVKELQAAGERFEYPVRWGCDLQSEHERFLTEQVVKGPLFVTDYPKEIKAFYMRLNADGKTVAAMDCLVPRVGEIIGGSQREERSEVLGARMAEVGIAPQSLQWYLDLRRWGSCPHAGFGLGFERLLMYVTGMGNIRDVIPFPRTPGNAKF, from the coding sequence ATGAACGATGATTTTCCCAGGGAACGCACCCGCATCGCCCAACTGCTGCGCGAGACGGCAACGCCGGGGCCGCGGCTGGTCAAGGGTTGGGTCCGCACGCTGCGCGCGGGCAAGGAGGTCTCCTTTATCGCCCTCAACGACGGCTCCTGCCTGGCGCATTTGCAGGTGGTCGTCGCGGCGCCGCTCAACGGCTCCGCCGAGATGGCGCGGCTGGGCACGGGGGCCTGCATCGAGGTGCGCGGCGAACTGGTCGTTTCGCCCGCCGCCGGTCAACACTGGGAACTCAGGGCGCAAGAGATTCGCGTGCTGGGCGAGGCCGACGCCGACTACCCATTGCAGAAAAAGCGGCACAGCTTTGAATATCTGCGCACCATCGCCCATCTGCGCGTGCGTTCCAACACCTTCGGCGCGGTGTTTCGCGTGCGCTCGGCCCTGGCTTACGCCGTCCACCGCTTTTTTCAGGAGCGCGGCTTTCTTTACGTGCACACGCCCATCATCACCGCCAATGACTGCGAAGGAGCGGGCGAGATGTTTCGCGTCAGCACTCTCGATCCCGCCAACCCGCCGCGTGTAGACGGGGCCATCGACTGGAGCCGGGATTTTTTCGGCGAGCGCACCGGACTCACCGTCAGCGGTCAGTTGCAGGGCGAAGCCTTTGCCTGCGCCTTCAGCGACATCTACACCTTCGGGCCGACCTTTCGCGCCGAGAATTCCAACACCAGCCGCCATGCCGCCGAATTCTGGATGATCGAGCCGGAAATGGCGTTCGCCGATCTGGCCGAGGACTGCCGTCTCGCCGCTGATTTTCTGCAATACCTGTGTCGCTACGCTTTGGAGCATTGCCGGGAGGATCTGGAATTTTTCGCCGAGCACATGGAAAAGGGTCTGCTGGAAAAGCTGGAGGATCTGGTCGGGGCGCGCTTTCAGACCCTGACCTATACCGAAGCCGTGAAAGAATTGCAGGCCGCGGGAGAGCGTTTCGAATACCCGGTGCGCTGGGGCTGCGACCTGCAATCGGAGCACGAGCGCTTCCTGACCGAGCAGGTGGTCAAGGGGCCGCTCTTCGTCACCGATTATCCCAAGGAGATCAAGGCCTTCTACATGCGCCTCAACGCCGATGGGAAAACCGTCGCGGCCATGGATTGTCTGGTGCCGCGGGTGGGCGAGATCATCGGCGGTTCGCAGCGCGAGGAGCGATCTGAGGTGCTTGGGGCGCGCATGGCCGAGGTCGGCATCGCGCCGCAAAGTCTGCAATGGTATCTCGACCTGCGTCGCTGGGGCAGCTGCCCCCATGCGGGTTTCGGCCTGGGCTTCGAGCGCCTGCTCATGTACGTCACCGGCATGGGCAACATCCGCGACGTCATCCCTTTCCCCCGTACCCCCGGCAACGCCAAATTTTAA
- a CDS encoding peptide chain release factor 3: protein MKKHNQNEIDRRRTFGIISHPDAGKTTLTEKLLLFGGAIQMAGAVKARKASRHATSDWMAVEQERGISVTSSVMKFNYRDFEINLLDTPGHQDFSEDTYRVLTAVDSAVMVIDSAKGVETQTRKLMEVCRMRNTPILTFINKLDREGKEPLELLADIEETLQIECAPLSWPIGMGKRFKGTYNLYKKELNLFTAGQERVSDEVVTIRDLNDPLLDELLGDQAEELRTDIELLEGAANPFELKEYLKGNQTPVFFGSAVNNFGVREMLDAFVEIAPAPGPRATETREVSPYEEEFSGFVFKIQANMDPAHRDRIAFLRICSGKFTRGMKVRHHRIGKDVNLSNATIFMAQDRTNVEEAYPGDIIGIHNHGTIKVGDTFTDKEPLKFTGIPSFAPEHFRRVRLKNPLKAKQLQKGLLQLSEEGAVQVFRPLFGSDYILGAVGVLQFDVTMARLKDEYGVDAVYEGVDYATARWVACEDRKKREEFEKKNQTNLAWDAEDNLTYLAPSEWRLNYVAEQWPGVAFLKTREHA, encoded by the coding sequence GTGAAAAAGCACAATCAGAACGAGATCGACCGTCGCCGAACCTTCGGCATCATCAGCCACCCCGACGCCGGCAAGACCACTCTCACCGAAAAACTGCTGCTGTTCGGCGGCGCCATCCAGATGGCGGGCGCCGTCAAGGCGCGCAAGGCCTCGCGCCACGCCACCAGCGACTGGATGGCCGTGGAACAGGAGCGCGGCATCTCGGTGACCAGCTCGGTGATGAAGTTCAACTACCGCGACTTCGAGATCAATCTCCTCGATACCCCCGGTCACCAGGATTTCTCCGAGGACACCTACCGGGTGCTCACCGCCGTGGACAGCGCGGTGATGGTCATCGACAGCGCCAAGGGCGTCGAGACTCAGACGCGCAAGCTCATGGAGGTGTGCCGCATGCGCAACACCCCCATTCTCACCTTCATCAACAAGCTCGACCGCGAGGGCAAGGAACCCCTGGAGCTGCTCGCCGACATCGAGGAGACCCTGCAGATCGAATGCGCGCCCCTGTCCTGGCCCATCGGCATGGGCAAGCGCTTTAAGGGAACCTACAACCTCTACAAGAAAGAGCTCAATCTGTTCACCGCGGGGCAGGAACGGGTCAGCGACGAGGTGGTGACCATTCGCGACCTCAATGATCCGCTGCTCGATGAACTGCTCGGCGATCAGGCCGAGGAACTGCGCACCGACATCGAACTGCTCGAAGGCGCGGCCAATCCCTTCGAGCTCAAGGAGTATCTCAAGGGCAACCAGACCCCGGTGTTCTTCGGCAGCGCCGTGAATAACTTCGGTGTGCGCGAAATGCTCGACGCCTTCGTCGAGATCGCTCCGGCGCCGGGACCACGCGCCACCGAGACTCGCGAAGTGTCGCCCTACGAGGAGGAGTTCAGCGGCTTCGTGTTCAAAATCCAGGCGAACATGGACCCGGCGCATCGCGACCGCATTGCTTTTTTGCGCATCTGCTCGGGCAAATTCACCCGCGGCATGAAGGTGCGCCACCACCGCATCGGCAAGGACGTCAACCTGTCCAACGCGACGATTTTCATGGCCCAGGATCGCACCAACGTCGAGGAGGCCTATCCCGGCGACATCATCGGCATCCACAACCACGGCACCATCAAGGTGGGCGACACCTTCACCGACAAGGAACCCTTGAAATTCACCGGCATCCCCAGCTTCGCGCCCGAGCACTTTCGTCGCGTGCGCCTGAAAAATCCCCTCAAGGCCAAGCAACTGCAGAAAGGTCTGTTGCAGCTTTCCGAGGAAGGCGCGGTGCAGGTGTTTCGACCGCTGTTCGGCAGCGATTATATTCTTGGCGCCGTCGGCGTCTTGCAGTTCGATGTGACCATGGCGCGGCTCAAGGACGAGTACGGCGTCGACGCGGTGTACGAGGGGGTGGATTACGCCACCGCCCGCTGGGTGGCCTGCGAGGATCGCAAGAAGCGTGAGGAATTCGAGAAAAAAAACCAGACCAACCTGGCCTGGGACGCCGAGGACAATCTCACCTATCTGGCGCCCAGCGAATGGCGCCTCAACTACGTCGCCGAGCAGTGGCCCGGCGTTGCATTTCTGAAAACCCGCGAGCACGCCTGA
- a CDS encoding RCKP-type rubredoxin-like domain-containing protein encodes MAVWQCEKCKTEREGRCKPKKCAKCNEQTVFVKKG; translated from the coding sequence ATGGCGGTATGGCAATGCGAGAAATGCAAAACCGAACGCGAGGGGCGCTGTAAACCGAAGAAATGCGCCAAGTGCAACGAGCAGACGGTGTTCGTCAAGAAAGGCTGA
- the malQ gene encoding 4-alpha-glucanotransferase, whose amino-acid sequence MKLTRASGILLHPTCLPGPGGIGSLGAEAQAFVDFLAAAGQSLWQILPLGPTGYGDSPYSAFSAFAGNPLLVSLPQLVAWGDLRNGDLPDESGRDPRRVDFGRIHREKESLLQRAARNFRQHASAERRQAFDDFCALQGYWLHDYALFRALRERYRQRPWNLWPAELRHRDPQALARAAEELETELHWRKYAEFAFFTQWFALKDYANARGIQILGDIPIFVSFDSVDVWANQSLFHLDEEGYPLVVAGVPPDYFSATGQRWGNPLYHWERMAAQDYSWWMARFRWNLTQTDAVRIDHFRGFESYWAIPAEEDTAVRGEWRPGPGEAFFQAVRRTLGEVAIVAEDLGVITPEVEALRDGFGFPGMKILQFAFDGGPANPYLPHNIRPNSLVYTGTHDNDTTLGWWRHLDKKHKDQVRAYLGHGLRDMPWDLMRAALASVADWCVLPLQDLLGLGSEARMNRPGLSTGNWDWRYLPEQLTADIGQRLAELTRLYGRRPAPAAGQNRPGKA is encoded by the coding sequence ATGAAACTCACCCGCGCCAGCGGCATCCTGCTTCACCCCACCTGCCTTCCCGGCCCCGGCGGCATCGGCTCCCTGGGCGCCGAGGCCCAGGCCTTCGTCGATTTTCTCGCCGCTGCCGGACAGAGCCTCTGGCAGATCTTGCCCCTCGGGCCGACGGGCTACGGCGACTCGCCCTACAGCGCTTTCTCGGCCTTCGCCGGCAATCCGTTGCTGGTATCCCTGCCGCAACTCGTGGCCTGGGGCGACCTGCGCAACGGCGATCTCCCCGATGAGAGCGGACGGGATCCGCGGCGCGTGGACTTCGGCCGGATTCACCGGGAAAAAGAGTCCCTGCTGCAACGGGCGGCGCGAAATTTCCGGCAGCACGCGAGCGCCGAGCGCCGCCAGGCCTTTGACGATTTCTGCGCCCTGCAAGGCTACTGGCTGCACGACTACGCCCTGTTTCGCGCCCTGCGCGAGCGCTATCGCCAGCGCCCCTGGAATCTCTGGCCCGCCGAGTTGCGCCACCGCGACCCCCAAGCCCTGGCTCGGGCGGCCGAGGAACTGGAGACGGAGCTCCATTGGCGCAAGTACGCGGAATTCGCCTTCTTCACCCAGTGGTTCGCCCTCAAGGATTACGCCAATGCCCGCGGCATCCAGATCCTCGGCGACATTCCCATCTTCGTCTCCTTCGATTCGGTGGACGTCTGGGCCAACCAGTCCCTGTTCCACCTCGACGAGGAAGGCTATCCGCTGGTGGTCGCCGGCGTGCCTCCCGACTATTTCAGCGCCACCGGACAGCGCTGGGGCAATCCCCTGTATCATTGGGAACGCATGGCCGCCCAGGACTACTCCTGGTGGATGGCGCGCTTTCGCTGGAATCTGACCCAAACCGATGCGGTGCGGATTGATCATTTTCGCGGATTCGAATCCTACTGGGCGATTCCCGCCGAGGAGGACACGGCGGTCAGGGGCGAGTGGCGGCCCGGCCCCGGCGAGGCCTTCTTTCAGGCGGTGCGCCGAACCCTGGGCGAGGTGGCCATCGTCGCCGAGGATCTGGGCGTCATCACCCCCGAGGTCGAGGCGCTGCGCGACGGCTTCGGCTTTCCCGGCATGAAGATCCTGCAATTCGCCTTCGACGGCGGGCCGGCCAATCCCTACCTGCCCCACAACATCCGCCCCAACAGCCTGGTCTACACCGGCACCCACGACAACGACACCACCCTGGGCTGGTGGCGACACCTCGACAAGAAACACAAGGACCAGGTGCGCGCCTACCTGGGCCACGGCCTGCGCGACATGCCCTGGGATCTCATGCGCGCCGCCCTGGCGAGCGTCGCCGACTGGTGCGTCCTGCCCCTGCAGGATCTTCTCGGCCTCGGCAGCGAGGCGCGCATGAACCGCCCGGGGCTGAGCACCGGCAACTGGGACTGGCGCTACCTCCCCGAGCAGTTGACGGCGGACATCGGGCAACGCCTGGCCGAGCTGACGCGGCTCTACGGACGCCGGCCCGCGCCCGCGGCGGGACAAAATCGCCCCGGAAAGGCTTGA
- the uvrC gene encoding excinuclease ABC subunit UvrC — protein sequence MTEQSWDPKRFPTSSGVYLMRGEADAVLYVGKAKNLRARLRSYFSAAGDGRGQIPFLMSRVRRIETIVTDTEKEALILENTLIKKHRPRYNINLRDDKTYLSIRLDPREDFPVLQTVRKVRRDGALYFGPYASGTAVRETLKEIYRIFPLRHYPMETCRRRGRPCLFYQIGQCSAPCHGRISREEYRQLVQGVTALLSGREGEVVGVLRERMASAAAAMRYEEAARLRDQIRAIEATVERQKVVGAGGGDEDVVGVHREGGEVEVVLLFIREGKLIGRRGYPLEWRLEEDELLSSFLQEYYARDVLIPERILVPLPLVESAALEEWLGERRGKKVQILYPQRGEKLRLVELAARNAAESFRERGSRREARQEVLAEIQQRLDLRRLPERMECFDISNVQGSHGVGSLAVVLHGEAAPGEYRRFRIRTVEGADDYASLGEVLRRRLRKGLQEGDLPDFILIDGGRGQLGVLTAVLAELGLEERIDAAGIAKSRVFANVRGKKVERSEERVFVPGRKNPVLLRAGSAALFLLERLRDEAHRFAVSYHRQVRGRAGLRSRLEDAPGIGPARRKALLRHFGSLRKIREASVEELAALPGLPRAAAEALHRHLHADEGA from the coding sequence GTGACTGAGCAGAGCTGGGATCCCAAGCGTTTTCCAACCTCATCCGGTGTCTATCTGATGCGCGGCGAAGCCGATGCGGTGCTCTATGTGGGCAAGGCCAAGAATCTGCGTGCGCGGTTGCGCAGCTATTTCAGCGCCGCAGGCGATGGGCGTGGGCAGATTCCCTTTCTGATGAGTCGCGTGCGGCGCATCGAAACCATCGTCACCGACACGGAAAAAGAAGCCCTGATCCTCGAGAACACCCTGATCAAGAAGCACCGGCCCCGCTACAACATCAATCTGCGCGACGACAAGACCTATCTCTCCATCCGCCTTGATCCGCGCGAGGATTTTCCGGTACTGCAAACCGTGCGCAAGGTCCGGCGCGACGGAGCGCTCTATTTCGGACCCTATGCCTCCGGCACGGCGGTGCGTGAAACCCTCAAGGAAATCTATCGGATCTTTCCTCTGCGTCACTATCCCATGGAAACCTGCCGTCGTCGCGGCCGGCCCTGCCTGTTTTACCAGATCGGCCAGTGCAGCGCGCCCTGCCACGGACGCATCAGCCGCGAGGAATACCGGCAGTTGGTGCAGGGCGTGACGGCGCTGCTGTCGGGGCGCGAGGGCGAGGTGGTGGGGGTGTTGCGCGAACGCATGGCGAGCGCCGCCGCCGCCATGCGCTACGAGGAGGCGGCCCGCCTGCGAGATCAGATTCGCGCCATCGAGGCGACGGTCGAACGGCAAAAGGTGGTGGGCGCCGGGGGGGGCGACGAGGACGTGGTCGGAGTGCATCGCGAGGGCGGCGAGGTCGAGGTGGTGCTGCTGTTCATCCGCGAGGGCAAGTTGATCGGGCGGCGCGGCTACCCCCTGGAGTGGCGCCTGGAGGAGGACGAACTGCTGAGCTCTTTTCTGCAGGAATACTACGCCCGCGATGTGCTCATCCCGGAGCGGATTCTCGTGCCCCTGCCCCTGGTGGAGAGCGCCGCCCTGGAAGAATGGCTCGGCGAGCGCCGCGGTAAAAAGGTGCAGATCCTCTATCCGCAACGGGGAGAAAAATTGCGGCTGGTGGAACTGGCGGCGCGCAACGCGGCCGAATCCTTCCGCGAGCGCGGCAGCCGTCGCGAGGCGCGGCAGGAGGTGTTGGCGGAAATTCAGCAGCGCCTGGACTTGCGGCGGCTTCCCGAGCGCATGGAATGCTTCGATATCTCCAATGTCCAGGGCAGCCACGGCGTCGGCAGCCTGGCCGTGGTCCTGCACGGCGAGGCTGCGCCGGGTGAATATCGTCGGTTCCGCATCCGCACCGTGGAAGGCGCCGATGACTATGCCTCCCTGGGGGAGGTGCTGCGGCGGCGTTTGCGCAAAGGTCTGCAGGAGGGCGATCTGCCCGATTTCATTCTCATCGATGGCGGACGCGGGCAACTCGGGGTGCTGACGGCGGTGCTCGCCGAACTGGGCCTGGAGGAGCGCATCGATGCCGCCGGCATCGCCAAGAGCCGGGTGTTCGCCAACGTGCGCGGCAAGAAGGTGGAGCGCAGCGAAGAGCGTGTGTTCGTGCCGGGACGCAAGAATCCGGTGCTGCTGCGCGCGGGATCCGCGGCGCTGTTTCTGCTGGAACGGTTGCGCGACGAGGCGCACCGCTTCGCCGTCAGCTATCATCGGCAGGTGCGCGGACGCGCCGGCCTGCGCTCGCGCCTGGAGGATGCGCCGGGCATCGGTCCGGCGCGGCGCAAGGCCCTGCTGCGGCATTTCGGCAGCCTGCGCAAGATCCGCGAGGCGAGCGTCGAGGAACTGGCCGCCCTGCCCGGTCTGCCCCGCGCCGCGGCCGAGGCGCTGCATCGCCATCTGCACGCTGACGAGGGCGCATGA
- a CDS encoding ATP-binding protein translates to MAQSPHYAIKGLRKKIILSAIVYTLAALLIISILSIYPFYHWIRHFEENGLTHAAKIRALAIEEYLSRMVEITRQINARSAIRRALQDYRDGRLSFEELQGLTPAVLTDALEISREVVGITRLDAQLRVVAQVGQPIPRQGLPSSPMDIAYRIFDPLLIDGSLYLAVCGPILHKNQPTTVIGYDLVLFSTNQLQRIIWDETGLGASGESFLARGEGDETVLFFPSRKGSEEVYNLRLARSSLQPAVDQAGRGELGILRLEEASRGKVVAFAPISGTPWALLVAMDQAELMAPLQKQVFSVAALVLFFTTLGTLGLLALLRPLTGRVLVHTEELDELNRSLREEINERQRAEEDLRRSEHEWEMTFEAITDAVAIMDREKRIHKLNRAATDLARELFPALPTDEGCRRLFGLDKPPEDCPFCRMAAEKQAQCAELHEASGNRWFHVASYPLFDEGGELWGGVLIAQDFTEQKRMEQIKDEMISSVSHEMRTPLTAMLGFVEFMLENPVEREQQIDYLKTVHHETERLNELISNFLDLQRLQAQLETYHFAAVDPCVLLGQAAHLFQVASKKHRVLLRCPEKLPTIRGDENRLMQVLKNLVSNAIKYSPEGGDVVLGAKAEGDEVLLFVQDQGLGIPSHARDRIFERFYRVDDSEKRLPGGIGLGLALVREVIRAHGGRVWVESTIGVGSTFYVSLPVNKTE, encoded by the coding sequence ATGGCCCAATCGCCGCATTATGCCATAAAGGGTCTGCGCAAAAAAATCATTCTCTCCGCCATCGTCTACACCCTGGCGGCACTTCTGATCATTTCCATCCTGAGCATCTATCCCTTTTACCACTGGATTCGTCACTTTGAGGAAAACGGCCTGACGCATGCCGCCAAGATCCGCGCCCTGGCCATCGAGGAATACCTCAGCCGCATGGTGGAAATCACGCGGCAGATCAACGCGCGAAGCGCCATCCGCCGGGCCCTGCAGGACTATCGCGACGGCAGGCTGAGCTTCGAGGAACTCCAGGGATTGACCCCGGCGGTGCTGACGGACGCCCTGGAGATTTCCCGGGAGGTGGTCGGCATCACCCGCCTCGACGCACAGTTGCGCGTCGTCGCCCAAGTCGGTCAACCCATTCCGCGGCAGGGTCTGCCGAGTTCACCAATGGACATCGCCTATCGAATTTTCGACCCGCTGCTTATCGACGGCAGCCTGTATCTGGCCGTCTGCGGACCGATCCTCCACAAGAATCAGCCCACCACGGTGATCGGCTACGATCTGGTGCTGTTCAGCACCAACCAACTGCAGCGCATCATCTGGGATGAAACGGGACTGGGCGCCAGCGGCGAAAGCTTTCTGGCGCGCGGCGAGGGGGATGAGACCGTCCTGTTTTTCCCCAGCCGCAAGGGCAGCGAGGAAGTCTACAATCTGCGGCTCGCGCGTTCCTCGCTGCAGCCCGCCGTGGACCAGGCCGGCCGGGGCGAACTGGGAATTCTGCGTCTGGAGGAGGCATCGCGGGGGAAAGTGGTCGCCTTTGCCCCCATCAGCGGCACGCCTTGGGCCCTGCTGGTCGCCATGGACCAGGCCGAGCTCATGGCGCCCTTGCAAAAGCAGGTGTTCTCCGTTGCGGCCCTGGTCCTGTTTTTCACGACCCTGGGCACACTTGGCCTGCTCGCCCTGCTGCGGCCCCTGACGGGAAGGGTGCTGGTCCATACCGAGGAACTCGACGAGCTCAATCGCAGCCTGCGCGAGGAGATCAACGAGCGCCAGCGAGCCGAGGAGGATCTGCGACGCAGTGAACATGAATGGGAGATGACCTTCGAGGCCATCACCGATGCCGTGGCCATCATGGACCGCGAAAAGCGGATCCACAAACTAAACCGCGCCGCCACCGACCTGGCGCGGGAACTCTTTCCCGCGCTGCCGACCGACGAGGGCTGCCGGCGGCTGTTCGGCCTGGACAAGCCGCCCGAGGACTGTCCCTTCTGCCGCATGGCGGCCGAGAAGCAGGCGCAATGCGCGGAGTTGCACGAGGCGTCCGGCAACCGCTGGTTCCACGTCGCGAGCTATCCTCTGTTCGACGAGGGGGGCGAACTCTGGGGCGGAGTGCTCATCGCCCAGGATTTCACCGAGCAAAAACGCATGGAACAAATCAAGGACGAGATGATTTCCTCGGTCAGCCACGAAATGCGCACGCCCCTCACCGCCATGCTCGGCTTTGTCGAGTTCATGTTGGAAAACCCCGTGGAACGCGAACAGCAGATCGACTATCTCAAAACCGTCCATCACGAAACCGAGCGGCTCAACGAGCTCATCAGCAATTTTCTCGATCTGCAACGCTTGCAGGCCCAGCTGGAAACTTACCACTTCGCCGCCGTCGATCCCTGCGTGCTGCTCGGCCAGGCCGCCCACCTGTTTCAGGTCGCCTCCAAAAAGCATCGGGTGCTGCTGCGCTGCCCCGAAAAGCTGCCGACGATTCGCGGCGACGAAAACAGGCTCATGCAGGTGCTGAAAAATCTGGTGTCCAACGCCATCAAATATTCGCCCGAGGGCGGCGACGTGGTGCTGGGCGCCAAGGCCGAAGGGGATGAGGTGCTGCTGTTCGTGCAGGATCAGGGATTGGGCATACCGAGTCATGCCCGCGACAGAATCTTCGAGCGTTTTTATCGTGTCGACGACAGCGAAAAACGCCTACCCGGAGGGATCGGCCTGGGATTGGCCCTGGTGCGCGAAGTGATCAGGGCCCACGGCGGCAGGGTGTGGGTGGAGAGCACCATCGGCGTCGGCAGCACCTTCTACGTCAGCCTGCCGGTGAACAAGACGGAATGA